CAGGCGCCGCCATAGGCCGCCTCCTTCCGAGTCTCGAGCTCGACATCGAGGAGGTCGCCAGTCCCGTGTATCGCCTACTCATGGATGTCGTGGGCCGTATCGCAGGGCAGGACCCACGTCTTTACGCCGAGATTCAGGCCTTCAATCCCTATGGTGATGAAGCCCGTGAAGAGCTCCTCCGCGCCCTCAGACGCTTCCACGAGCTCGCCCACGACCATAACACCCTCACCGAGTACATAGCAGAGAGCCGGGAGAGACTCGCACGAGAACTCGATCTCGAAGCCTGTCAGCGTCGTACCGACAAGCTCCTGTCGTACCTGTCCGACGAATTCAGAATCCTCCAAGACGGGATCGAGGCCATCCTCCTCGACGTGTACACGAACGAGGCTCTCGAGAGCGAGGTTACGGGTGATCAGGATACGATCCGCTTAGATAATCGTGAACTACCACGAGACCGTTACAAGATCCTCCCTAGGAACCCCAAAGAACTCGCACATTTCGACGGTAAGGTCACCGTCCTAGAAGTGCGCACAGGTGTGGACCCTGAGGACGTCGCAGCCGTAGTGGACGCTCTCGGCCGCAACCTGCGAGCGCTGTGGGCCGAGCGTCGGGGCGAACGTGTACGAGTCGAGGTCGAGTACGCCAGCGAGGAGTCACTCGAGGGGTTACTCCGGAGACTACGTGCCCTGGGGCTTGAAGTGCGTGTTACTCGGTGATCCTCTCGGGTACGTTTCGGATATTGGGACAATTCCACGGGGCTTAGCCAGCCTTTAAAGGAGCTCTTTAAAGGAATTCAGTGGGAGAGGGCCTGCCGGATCGCCTCGGTGAACGGTCGAAGCCCGTGCTTGCGGATCGTGTCGGCCAACCGCTCTTTCTGCGGTTCCTCCGCCAGTTCCCGATACTTCTCGATCACGGCGCGGGCTATCGCGGGTACGCTATCGGGGTCGGCGAAAACGTCCAATCTGGCTCCTTCGACGGGTTCCCGTCCTCCCTTGCCTCCGATCCAGACGATGACGCCCTCCTTTTCAGCGTACCTTGCCTCCTCCGGACAGACTTTGATGCACTTACCGCAGTAGACACAACGCTTGTAATCAGTGTCCGCCACAGCCGCCTGTCCTCCGACGGCGATGATCCGGATCGCGTCGACCTTACAGGAATCCACGCATTGTCCGCATCCGGTGCACTTCTCCGGGTCTACTCCGGGTCTCACGGCGCCGGCGAAACCGAGGTCGTGGTGCTGAGGTCGAACGCAGCTGTTCGTGCACCCGGATAATGCTATTTTGAACTTGTACGGGGTGGGTTCTTCCGCGAGCTCTTCCTCCAGATTCTTGGCGAGCTCTTCGGTGTTCAGGATACCAGAGGAACAGTTACCCTCCCCCGGGCACGCCATGATGGTTCGGACGAGCGGGCCTTCGGACCCCGTACCCAGTCCAGCCTCTCGGAGTCGTTCCACGACTTCTGGTATCCCCGTAGTGGGGATACCGTGGATCTCGAGCTGCTGTCGGTCGGTGAACTTGGCCCTGTAACCTTTCTCTAGTAGCCCAGAGATCGTCCGGAAGACGTCGGGGTCATCGACCCAGCCGCCGGGGCCGACCTTTAGTCGGACCGCTAAGGTACCGTCCGCACGGGTGATAACGCCTCCGTAATCTCCTACCCAAAACGGTGGGACTTTCCGTCCCTCTTCCAGCCGGCTTTTCGCTTCCTTCATGGACCAGTCACACTTGAGTTTCGCGAGCCTTCGCACTTCCGACCCGTCGATCGCATCTCGGAGCCGTAGGTATCCCGACTCGACGGCACCTTTAACGAGCTCTTCACCGACCTCGCTGCGGATTAGGAGAGTAGTGACTCCTTCGGGGCTTCCTACGGAACCAGCGGAGACGT
Above is a window of Methanopyrus sp. SNP6 DNA encoding:
- a CDS encoding prephenate dehydrogenase; translation: MKIAILGGTGSMGRLIARELRDDGHEVVITGSNPHTAERVARELDVEAAPTNVDAAKDADVVVISVPISVTEDVIREVAPHVPEGSLLTDVTSVKVRPVRAMLEHAPEGVYVLGTHPLFGPTVPSLRGQTVILTPTERSGPWIRRVRRYLERKGARVVETTPEEHDRTMAVVQCLTHAVLLAAGAAIGRLLPSLELDIEEVASPVYRLLMDVVGRIAGQDPRLYAEIQAFNPYGDEAREELLRALRRFHELAHDHNTLTEYIAESRERLARELDLEACQRRTDKLLSYLSDEFRILQDGIEAILLDVYTNEALESEVTGDQDTIRLDNRELPRDRYKILPRNPKELAHFDGKVTVLEVRTGVDPEDVAAVVDALGRNLRALWAERRGERVRVEVEYASEESLEGLLRRLRALGLEVRVTR
- a CDS encoding Coenzyme F420 hydrogenase/dehydrogenase, beta subunit C-terminal domain, translated to MAKFEWKLADEVVEPGACAFCGTCVAICPGGIIELTDEGPRLTEECARKGTGNCHAVCPRVDTAAYHLGLRIAGRDYEPLTGGYRRAVGAVAVDPNLRELGQDGGAVTALARYALEEGLADAIVGVTAGSAWKPCVTVIEDPEKVKDLAGSKYTRVGLVEALAEAADRGIERVLAVGLPCQVNGLAKIRHFEVVAKGARALRNIDGSPAEKLPEVVATIGLFCTKNFEYGHLVKLLREKGVDIEEVKRFEVTSGKLRVELSGDETREYDVKEFEDAVPEGCRICNDFTARLADVSAGSVGSPEGVTTLLIRSEVGEELVKGAVESGYLRLRDAIDGSEVRRLAKLKCDWSMKEAKSRLEEGRKVPPFWVGDYGGVITRADGTLAVRLKVGPGGWVDDPDVFRTISGLLEKGYRAKFTDRQQLEIHGIPTTGIPEVVERLREAGLGTGSEGPLVRTIMACPGEGNCSSGILNTEELAKNLEEELAEEPTPYKFKIALSGCTNSCVRPQHHDLGFAGAVRPGVDPEKCTGCGQCVDSCKVDAIRIIAVGGQAAVADTDYKRCVYCGKCIKVCPEEARYAEKEGVIVWIGGKGGREPVEGARLDVFADPDSVPAIARAVIEKYRELAEEPQKERLADTIRKHGLRPFTEAIRQALSH